The genomic segment CGTTAAGTAGTTCTTCTTCTTTTTGAATAGAATATAACTCTTTAGATAAGATATTTAAAGCTTGATTGTGTTGAACCACAGGAAGTTCATCTCTATCTCCTACTGATTCTTTTAGTTTTAAACCTACTTTTCCATAATATATTGACTTCTGTATAATACTAGCGTCTTTTTGTTTAGTACTTGTTAGATATGTAAATCTATAAGCAATAGCCATATTAACAAAAGTAGCCCCATACTCAAATGCTCCAAGAGTTGGAATACTTAGACACTTTTTATAGTTTTTAATAGCTTCTTCAAAGTTACAATACCACTCTTCATAGTTTGCTTTGATGTTATAATAGTGCCATAACCAAATTGGTTCATTATCTTCATTGTGAGAAGAGATTAAAGTAAATAGTTTTTCTAAAGTCTCTTTACCCTCTTTTCTTAACTCTTCTTTTCTTTGACTTACTATTATCCATGCTTTTCTTTGTAAGTATTTTATTTCTATTTCATTTGGCTTTTTATTTTCATTTATTTGTAACTCTTTTGGTAAATATGAAAAGGCTTCATCAAACAATCCCATTCTTTCATATAAAGATGAGATTAATACAGAGTACTTATTTGGGTTTATTTCATAAAGATATTTTGCCACTAAAATAGCTTGTTCAAAATACCCATTTCTTTCAAATAGAGCTAAAAGAAGATTTAAACTCTCAACAGATAGTTTTCTATATATAGACTCTTTTGTAGTTTCAAAACTTTTTAAATCATAAGAATCAAACATCTTTCCAGCTATATCAAACCAATATTCATCTATAAGTTTATACTGTTGTCTCTTTTCAACTGTTACAATAAACCTTTCTAAAATATTTAAAATTCTTCTTTCATCTAAAACAATATTTTTTACATAATTATATAAAATCAATAGAGAAATAGGATTATCAAAATACTCAATACACTCTTCTATATGATTTCTTAAAAAATAAGCTAACCTTCTTTGCTCATCACTTAAAACCTTAAAGTGAAAGTTATTGGTAAAATATATCCTTGAAGAGTCTTCTTGTCTTAAGAACTTAAAATCATCAAAACTTCTATTTATAAAGTTTTGGAAACCAAAAGTTAAATGCTCATTTTTTTCATTGCTTTCAAATAAATTTTTACCACAATACTCAAAAAGCTCTAAAGATATATAAATCAAAGATGTATTAAATCCATTCGTAGAACATAGTTGCAATAAAGAGTTTAGTTTTTGTTCCCTTGAAGAAAAAAGAAAGTTTATATCTTTTGTAAAGGCTTTTGACTTTTCTTTTATTATCTCAATATTAGTTATATGATAAGAATTTAATCTTTTTTCTATTTTTTTTACTTCATCATTTCTAACATGTATGTTTATATTTGAAAACTTTTTAAATAAGACTTTTAATAAAATCTGATAAGCCCAATGCTCTTTTTCAAAAAGATCAATATTGTATATATCTATTTGAGTCTTTTTATCATATTGAAAAAAAGCAAGGGAAACTCTTTTTTGTTTTTTAATATCTTTGTTTAACCATGAAGCTAAAATATTTTTAAACTCATTTCTTTTTGCCTCTAAAATAGATGGCATTAAAAAAAGTCCAAATAAAAATAGTAAAACAAAACCTAAAGCAATAGAATCATTAGTTTCCCATTCAAAAGGCATTTCGAAAACTATCTTTTTGAGTAAGTCTTCATATATAGATACAGAAAGGAAAGCAAACATTATTACAAGAATAGAAATTATTGAGATCATAGAAGAAGAGACTCTTTTTTTAAAGTAATAAGAAAAAGAGTTTCCACATAAAGAGTTTAAATTTTCTTCAAACTTATCAAAGTCATCCTCTTCACAAAAGCTTATATCTAAACAATTATCTTTTTTTGTGATTATTGGGTCACTTACCTTTGTTCTATTTGTTTTATATAAAGAAGAGGAGTATATAGTGCAGTTATTTTGAATCATTTATTTTCTAATACCCTCTTTAGCTAGCTTATTTTGTAAAGGATCTGAAAACTTATATACACCTTCTTTTAAAGGAAAAGGAAACTCCTCTAAAGCCTCTTTTTTATATTCACTTACAAACTCTTTATCATAGTGTTTAAAGGCTGTTGTTAAAATATCTATATATTTAGCAGGGATATAAGTATTTTTAGCTCCTATTTTTGCTAATTTTTCAACATTAGTAGTCATAAAAGCAATAACATCTTCATCAAGATTTGCTCCTTGAATATCTTGGGCTTTAATTATTACTTGAGAGTAGTTTTTTTCTCTTTGTTTTAAAACTTCAAACTCTTCATCACTTAGTTTAATAACCACACCGTTTGTAGAAGAATTTTCATCTTTTT from the Arcobacter sp. CECT 8983 genome contains:
- a CDS encoding lipopolysaccharide assembly protein LapB; amino-acid sequence: MIQNNCTIYSSSLYKTNRTKVSDPIITKKDNCLDISFCEEDDFDKFEENLNSLCGNSFSYYFKKRVSSSMISIISILVIMFAFLSVSIYEDLLKKIVFEMPFEWETNDSIALGFVLLFLFGLFLMPSILEAKRNEFKNILASWLNKDIKKQKRVSLAFFQYDKKTQIDIYNIDLFEKEHWAYQILLKVLFKKFSNINIHVRNDEVKKIEKRLNSYHITNIEIIKEKSKAFTKDINFLFSSREQKLNSLLQLCSTNGFNTSLIYISLELFEYCGKNLFESNEKNEHLTFGFQNFINRSFDDFKFLRQEDSSRIYFTNNFHFKVLSDEQRRLAYFLRNHIEECIEYFDNPISLLILYNYVKNIVLDERRILNILERFIVTVEKRQQYKLIDEYWFDIAGKMFDSYDLKSFETTKESIYRKLSVESLNLLLALFERNGYFEQAILVAKYLYEINPNKYSVLISSLYERMGLFDEAFSYLPKELQINENKKPNEIEIKYLQRKAWIIVSQRKEELRKEGKETLEKLFTLISSHNEDNEPIWLWHYYNIKANYEEWYCNFEEAIKNYKKCLSIPTLGAFEYGATFVNMAIAYRFTYLTSTKQKDASIIQKSIYYGKVGLKLKESVGDRDELPVVQHNQALNILSKELYSIQKEEELLNEALAYTNEAIEILDSTGSIKRLGMLLIENIICKSLLNIDFTQIATRLEKHLDNLDDNELKQLLNIYKEFKKANKITTINFLENY
- a CDS encoding gamma-glutamylcyclotransferase → MYLFGFGSLINLNSAQKSFERELTYKDLIPVRVKGFKKVWNSIEHINFDGKDTNGVFLNLQKDENSSTNGVVIKLSDEEFEVLKQREKNYSQVIIKAQDIQGANLDEDVIAFMTTNVEKLAKIGAKNTYIPAKYIDILTTAFKHYDKEFVSEYKKEALEEFPFPLKEGVYKFSDPLQNKLAKEGIRK